GGGACTTGGACTCCAGGGCCTTCATGCTGATGCTCCTTTCAGCCCGGCGTAGGCCGAGAGGTCGGGCGCCTCGATGTGGTACGGGCGCAGGTGCGGGTGCCCGTCGAGAGAGAACAGGGCGACGGGGCGCTCCTGGCGGTGGTGAAGGATCAGGGCGATGGCGTCGGAGCTCGTGGCCCCGATCGCAAGGGCCGCCTGTACCGCGCCGGTGAGCTCGGCCACCGAGGCGCGCTCCAGAAGGCGCAGCACCTTGATGAACTCCCGGGTGCCCAGGTGCGAGAGGTCGGCCTCGAGCCTTCGGCGCCAGGGGTTCGCAGACGCGTACTTGCAGTTCCGGAGGCAGCAGGCGCTGGCCCAGATCCAGAACCAGGCAGGGGCTATCAACGGGGAGATCGACAAGATCAAGCAGCGGATCGCGACTGTCGAGGGCCGGATCGCCGCGACTGCCGACCCGCATAAGCAAAGCACCCTTTCCGCCGAGCGGGACTCCCTGGTCGCACGTCTTGGAGTCCTCCAGCAGGAGCTTCAGACCATCCAGCCACCGGGCACCGTCCAGAATGAGGGCGGGGAGGTCATCCAGCCCGCCAATCTCCCGTCTGCCCCCTCCAGCCCAAGCCACGTGCGCGACGGGTTGCTGGGCCTGTTCGCCGGCCTCACCCTGGGGGCGGGTTGGGCGTTCGTCAGAGAGCGGCTCGACGATCGCATCCGATCGCAGCACGAACTGGAGCGCAGGCTGGAGGCACCGGTTCTTGCGGCCGTATCCCACATCCCGGCTTGGAGAAACGACGCGGACGCATTCTCCGTTCTCCTGCGGGACCCGAAGAGTCCAGCCGCCGAGGCCTATCGGACGCTGCGTACCAACCTCCAGTTCCTGGCCACCAAGGACCCATTGCGTACGCTGGTGGTCACCAGCCCGACAGCGGGAGACGGCAAGACCGCCACGGCGGCGAACCTGGCCGTTGCTATGGCGCAAGCAGGCCGAAAGGTCTTCGTGATCTCCGCCGACCTCCGTCGTCCCCGATTGCACCGGTTCCTCGGTGTTCCGAACGAGGTTGGCCTGTCGACTCTTCTCGCCGACTCGTCTCCGGTCTCCAGCGTTTCCAAGGACGCAGGGGTCAAGAACCTTCGGATCATTCCCAGCGGTCCTGTACCTTCGAATCCTGCCGAGCTTCTGCAAGGCGAGCGAATGGCCAATGTCCTTCAGCAGCTCCGCGAATTCGCTGATGTCATCATCATTGACACCCCCCCGGTCCTGGCGGTGGCCGACGCCTCGATTCTGGCAGCGCTCGCCGATGGAACTCTGGTGGTGGTCAACGCTGCATCTGCCAGCCGAACTACAGCGAGCCAGGCACGGCGCCAGCTCGAGAATGCGGGGGCGCGGATCATCGGCTCCGTCCTGAACAACTACGATCCGACGAGTTCCGACTACTACGCCTACTACTATTATTACTATCAATACACCGACAGGCCCGACGTAGAGCAGGCAGCAGCCCTAAACGGCAAGGGCAGGGGCAGAAAGAGCCGCCGCCGGCATAGGGCCAAGGCCGAGCGACCCGCTGGCTTCGAAGCCCGCTCGCCAGACGCCGAGGGCGATCACTAGTCGATATCGGACAGCTCGAGCTGTCATCTTCCCGCGCCAGCCGGCTGCTTACCTACTTGTACGTAAGGGTCGTGGTGATGTCGCGCGTCAGGATCGTGTGAAACGTCGCCACATCGCCGGAGACTTTCCACCCGGGATCCGAAGCCGTCACCTTCACCCCCGGCGGCAGCAGCACGTTCACCGTGATCTCGGCCGGGTTCGCCAAGGGCTGGTGCTGGATCGTGAGCCGGTAGACCTCGCCCGCCGGCGTCGCCTGGACGACGTGGGGAAGCGAGTAGTGGAACGTGACGTCCGCGGGGTTGTCCGGCCACGCCTCCACCGTCTTGGTCAGCACCAGCCAGCTCTGGCTCTCCGTGTGGGTCAGGAAGGCCTTGGGGCGGGTCTTGAACTTCACCGGCACGTCGGGCTCGACGCTCGCGTCGGCCGCCCCGGCCGGCACGTACAGGTTCAGCATGGCCACGTTCAGGCCGTAGGGCTTCCAAAGGCCCGTGATGTAGGACGGCTCGCCCGGCGGCGTGTCGTTGGTCAGCCGGACCCGCGCCGAGGCCTCTCCGGTCCCGGCCGGGTCGAGCTTGATGGTGTAGCGGATGGACTGCCGTGTGTAGAAGTCGACCTTGTTCGACAGGCGCTTCTCGTCCACCAGGAACAGGTAGTCGCCGTCCGGCTGCTTCAGCGCGCCGTCCCACCCCAGCTCGGCCAGGAGGCCCTGGAGGTCGGAATCCGACGACCATAGCTGGATCCGCTTCTCGGTGAGCGCCGTGGTCAGCTCCTTGGTCATCAGCGGGACGTTGCGGGGACTGGTCAGCACCTGGAACGCGGCCCGGACCAGCTGGGTGGTGAACACGACCTGGGCGCTGTGCCCCAGCGAGTACTGGTCGTGCTCGGTGACCTGGACGAGGTTGTGGCTGGTGATGGGATCCGGGAAGGACCCGATGTGGATGGGAGGCTGGTCCCGGAGCAGGCCGGAAACCGCCACCGGATCGACCGCGATCACCCCGTCGATCCGCAGGTCGGCCGCCCGCGACACCTGCTTGGCCCACGTCGCCGCCACCACCGGGAAGTCGGGCGTGTAGTTGACGCCGTTGTCGATCCGGGGCGGGACGCTGGCGTGCCGGAGGTACCAGCGAATGGGCCGGGGCGCGCTCACGTGGAACGCCTGCCCCTGGCTCAGGCTGCTGATCCCGCCTCCGCGGACGAGGTCCATCCGGCCATGGTCGATCCGGACGATCCCGTACCCCAGCGAGGCCCCGCCGGTGGCCCGCTGGTCGGCGTTGTTCTGGAGGGCTAGGAAGTAGTTCTTGGGGCCGTCCGCGCCGAAGAAGCCGGGGAGGAGCTTCACGCCGGTCTCGATGCGATGGCCCAGGCGGAGGGCCTCGGCGCTCTGGGCCAGCGCAGTGGCTTTCAGGGAGTCCAGCCGTTGCACGAACGGGATGTGCGGGATGGCCCGGAGGTAGCGGTCTCCGGTCTCCAGATGCCCGACCAGCGCCTCGACCTTCGGAGTCAGCTCCTCGATCAGCTTGAGGTCCACGACGCCGTCATGCAGCAGCGGGCTGGCCCCGGGGCCGCTGCCCAGCACCTGGCCGTACAGGTCCCGGCCCAGGCTGAGGGCGGCGTCGCCCTCCCCGGCGGCCAGCGCGCCCAGGCGCACCGCGTCAACCGGGCGGCCAAGGAACGGCAGGACGCCGGTCCAGCCGAACGTGAACCGCTCGCCGGCCAGTCGGGCCTGGAGGTCGGCGACGGCCTGATGGGCCGCCGTGAAAGGCGCCTCGGACTGCGTGCTCCCTCGGCTGAGCTGGGCCCTCGCGGCCTCGAGCTTCGGCAGCGCCGCCTCCACCTGCTTGCCCAGGCGGTAGGCCTGCCAGTACCCGTCCGCCACCATGGCGCCGCCGGCCACCACCACCAGGGCCGCCACCAGGAGCACGACGCGGAGCCATCGCCGGCGACGGCGCCGCCTGGCTCCGCGCTTGCGCACCACGGTGCGGTAGCGCTGGGGCCCTCCCTCTCCCCCGGGCTCCCCCTCCGCGCCGGGTTCGTCCTGCTCGGCGGGAACGGCCGGGACTTCGGTCACGACCTCGGCCGGACCGAACCCTTCCCCGGAATCCCGCTCCCGCTCGGGGGGCTCGGGCGGCGTGCTCAGTGACGCTCCCCTCTCACCGGTGGCTCCACTCTATGGGGCGAGGCGAGACCGCGATGGCGCCCGGTCCCGCCAGGCTGGGGGCTCAGAAGCCGTCGTCCTTGAGCAGGGGCAAGATGCCCGGCTTGGCCACGTGCGGGTTGTCCTCGGTCATGAAGGAGCCCGTTCCGTAACAGCAGATGGCCCAGCCGATGTGCTGCTGTTTCGCGTAGCGCAGCACGGCCTGGGTGTTGGTCTCCCAGTTGGGGAACGGCGAGCCGTACGACAGCGTGTAGTTGAACATGGTGAACTCGCCCATGGTGAACGGGAG
This region of Actinomycetota bacterium genomic DNA includes:
- a CDS encoding polysaccharide biosynthesis tyrosine autokinase; protein product: MQFRRQQALAQIQNQAGAINGEIDKIKQRIATVEGRIAATADPHKQSTLSAERDSLVARLGVLQQELQTIQPPGTVQNEGGEVIQPANLPSAPSSPSHVRDGLLGLFAGLTLGAGWAFVRERLDDRIRSQHELERRLEAPVLAAVSHIPAWRNDADAFSVLLRDPKSPAAEAYRTLRTNLQFLATKDPLRTLVVTSPTAGDGKTATAANLAVAMAQAGRKVFVISADLRRPRLHRFLGVPNEVGLSTLLADSSPVSSVSKDAGVKNLRIIPSGPVPSNPAELLQGERMANVLQQLREFADVIIIDTPPVLAVADASILAALADGTLVVVNAASASRTTASQARRQLENAGARIIGSVLNNYDPTSSDYYAYYYYYYQYTDRPDVEQAAALNGKGRGRKSRRRHRAKAERPAGFEARSPDAEGDH
- a CDS encoding DUF4012 domain-containing protein, which encodes MTEVPAVPAEQDEPGAEGEPGGEGGPQRYRTVVRKRGARRRRRRRWLRVVLLVAALVVVAGGAMVADGYWQAYRLGKQVEAALPKLEAARAQLSRGSTQSEAPFTAAHQAVADLQARLAGERFTFGWTGVLPFLGRPVDAVRLGALAAGEGDAALSLGRDLYGQVLGSGPGASPLLHDGVVDLKLIEELTPKVEALVGHLETGDRYLRAIPHIPFVQRLDSLKATALAQSAEALRLGHRIETGVKLLPGFFGADGPKNYFLALQNNADQRATGGASLGYGIVRIDHGRMDLVRGGGISSLSQGQAFHVSAPRPIRWYLRHASVPPRIDNGVNYTPDFPVVAATWAKQVSRAADLRIDGVIAVDPVAVSGLLRDQPPIHIGSFPDPITSHNLVQVTEHDQYSLGHSAQVVFTTQLVRAAFQVLTSPRNVPLMTKELTTALTEKRIQLWSSDSDLQGLLAELGWDGALKQPDGDYLFLVDEKRLSNKVDFYTRQSIRYTIKLDPAGTGEASARVRLTNDTPPGEPSYITGLWKPYGLNVAMLNLYVPAGAADASVEPDVPVKFKTRPKAFLTHTESQSWLVLTKTVEAWPDNPADVTFHYSLPHVVQATPAGEVYRLTIQHQPLANPAEITVNVLLPPGVKVTASDPGWKVSGDVATFHTILTRDITTTLTYK